The sequence CGCCCGGCGCACGGCGGAACCGGCGGGAAGGGGCTCGGGGAGGGGCGGTTCCTCGGAGGGCGCGAGAGGCTGGAGTACGAGGGTGTCCCGGGCCGGTGCCACAGGGATCCGGCGCCCGTCGTGGAGGACCGCCACATGGTCCACGTCCACATGGGGGACGTACACATCCTCGAAGACCCCATAAGGGGCGCCCTTTCCCGGTGGTGCCAACACATGGAATCCGGGGTAGCTGCCGAGGGCCAGTTCGATGGCCGCTCCGCTGAGGGTGCGGCCCACGGCGTCCTGGTCGGGGTCGCGCACGACGAGCCGGAGCAGGGCGCTCGCGGTCTCCTCGGTGGGCGCGTCGGCACGGTCGGTGCGGGCCAGCTCCCAACGGATCTCAGTGGGACGGGACTTGGCCGCCATGAGCGCGGCCTCCAGCTGGGCCCGCACGAACGCGGCCTTCGCCTCGATGTCGAGCCCGGTCAGCACGAAGACGACCTCGTTGCGGAAACCGCCGAGCCGGTTGAGCCCGACCTTGAGCGTGGGCGGCGGCGCCTCGCCCCGCACACTCCCGCCCCGCACACCCCCGATCCGTACCCGGTCGGGGCCCTCCTGGGTGAGGCGGACGGAGTCGAGGCGGGCGGTGACGTCGGGTCCCGCGTACCGGGCGCCGGACGTCTCGTACAGGAGCTGGGCGGTGACCGTGCCGATGTCCACGACGCCGCCGGTGCCGTCGTGCTTGGTGATGACGCTCGTGCCGTCCTCGTGGAGTTCGGCGACCGGGAAGCCCGGGTGGTGCAGCCGGGCCGGGTCGTGCTCGGCGAAGAAGGCGTAGTTGCCGCCGGTGGCCTGGGTGCCGCACTCCAGTACGTGCCCGGCGACGACGGCTCCCGCGAGCCGGTCGTAGGCGTCCGGCGCCCAGCCGAAGTGGGCGACCGCCGGCCCGGTGACCAGCGCGGCGTCGGTGACCCGGCCGGTGACGACGATGTCCGCGCCCTCGCGCAGGCAGGCGGCGATGCCCGCACCGCCGAGGTAGGCGTGCGCCGCGAGGTTGCCGGGGCCGGGGCAGCGGGCGGTGAGGTCGTCGCCCTCGACGTGGGCGACCCGCGCCGCAATGCCGAGTCGCTCCGCCAACTCCCGTACGGCGTCCGCGAGTCCGGCCGGATTGAGGCCGCCCGCGTTGGCCACGATCCGCACGCCCCGCTCGTGGGCGAGACCGAGGCACTCCTCCAGCTGCCGCAGGAAGGTGCGCGCGTAGCCGCCGGCCGGGTTCTTGAGACGGTCGCGCCCGAGGATGAGCATGGTCAGTTCGGCGAGATAGTCGCCGGTCAGGACGTCCAGCGGGCCGCCGGTGAGCATCTCGCGCATGGCGTCGAAACGGTCGCCGTAGAAGCCGGAGGCGTTGCCTATACGGAGGGGGCGAGTGCTCGGGCCGGACGGCGGGCCGGGCGTGGCGGTGGCGGTGGCAGTGGCGGTGGGCCCGGATATCGGGTCGGTCGGGCCGACGCTCATCCCGCGGCCCCCTTCGGTGCGCGGCCCGTGCCGGGCGGGCCCGCGAAGGCCTGCGCGATGTCCAGCCAGCGGTCGGCGTCCAGGCCCTCCGCCCGTACCGCGAGGTCGACGCGGTTGGCCCGCTGGGTGACGAGGAGGCAGAAGTCGAGGGCGGGGCCGGTGACGCGCTGGGCGGCGCCCTCGGGGCCGTACGTCCACAACTCGCCCGACGGAGCCGTGAGTTCGACGCGGAACTCCTCCTCGGGCGGGGTGAGCCCCCGTACCCCGAAGGCGAAGTCCCGGGCCCGCACACCGATGCGCACCACATGCCGGAGACGGTCGGTGGGTGGCCTCGTCACATGCAAGGTGTCCGCGATGTCCTGACCGTGGGCCCAGGTCTCCATGAGCCGGCCCGTCGCCATGGAGGCGACCGACATGGGCGGCCCGTACCAGGGGAAGCGTGTCCCGGCGGGTGCCGCGCGCAGGGCCTTCTCCAGCGCCTGCCGACCGGCGCGCCACTCGGCGAGGAGCCGGTCCGGGGGCAGCGCGGCCCCCTGCTCCGCGGCCTCGTCCACGAAGCCGTCGGGCGAGGCCAGCGCCTTCTCGACCTCCTGCGCGAAGGCGTCGGCGTCGGTCACGGCGAGGAGGGCGGACCGGTCGGTCCAGGCGAGGTGCGCGATCTGGTGGGCGACGGTCCACCTCGGGGCCGGGGTGGCGAGCGCCCAGCGCTCTGTCTCCAACTCCCCCACGAGTGCGTCGAGTTGGTCACTCTCCCGGCACAGGTCGTCGATCACGGGCGACGGGTCGGACACGATGGCGCTCCCCTCGGGGCACGACGGTGTGCGGTGCGCGCCGCGCGGCGTGCGACGCGTTCAGGAGCATGGCAGCGGCCCGAGAAACAATCAAGCGTGCTTGCATTGATTGATACACGCTCGGCGCGCACAGGACGCCGCGCCGGCCGTCCGCGCGACGACGTCGTCCATCGCCATGCGGCCGGCGGCGGAAGAACACCTTCTTCGACCACCTGACGAAACTGTCGCAGCAGGCACGGACCCACCGCATGGACCCGAATCGGGGCCCGGTGCCGGTCGCCCCCGAGACCTGAGGATCAGCGGATCCGGGCGGGCCGTCCGACGGGCGGCCCGTCGGA is a genomic window of Streptomyces sp. NBC_00414 containing:
- a CDS encoding acyclic terpene utilization AtuA family protein yields the protein MSVGPTDPISGPTATATATATPGPPSGPSTRPLRIGNASGFYGDRFDAMREMLTGGPLDVLTGDYLAELTMLILGRDRLKNPAGGYARTFLRQLEECLGLAHERGVRIVANAGGLNPAGLADAVRELAERLGIAARVAHVEGDDLTARCPGPGNLAAHAYLGGAGIAACLREGADIVVTGRVTDAALVTGPAVAHFGWAPDAYDRLAGAVVAGHVLECGTQATGGNYAFFAEHDPARLHHPGFPVAELHEDGTSVITKHDGTGGVVDIGTVTAQLLYETSGARYAGPDVTARLDSVRLTQEGPDRVRIGGVRGGSVRGEAPPPTLKVGLNRLGGFRNEVVFVLTGLDIEAKAAFVRAQLEAALMAAKSRPTEIRWELARTDRADAPTEETASALLRLVVRDPDQDAVGRTLSGAAIELALGSYPGFHVLAPPGKGAPYGVFEDVYVPHVDVDHVAVLHDGRRIPVAPARDTLVLQPLAPSEEPPLPEPLPAGSAVRRAPLGLVAGARSGDKGGNANVGVWVRTDDAWRWLAHTLTTDRFRELLPEAADLTVVRHVLPDLRALNFVVEGILGEGVAAQHRFDPQAKALGEWLRSRHLDIPEVLL
- a CDS encoding TIGR03084 family metal-binding protein, whose amino-acid sequence is MSDPSPVIDDLCRESDQLDALVGELETERWALATPAPRWTVAHQIAHLAWTDRSALLAVTDADAFAQEVEKALASPDGFVDEAAEQGAALPPDRLLAEWRAGRQALEKALRAAPAGTRFPWYGPPMSVASMATGRLMETWAHGQDIADTLHVTRPPTDRLRHVVRIGVRARDFAFGVRGLTPPEEEFRVELTAPSGELWTYGPEGAAQRVTGPALDFCLLVTQRANRVDLAVRAEGLDADRWLDIAQAFAGPPGTGRAPKGAAG